A genomic segment from Chrysiogenia bacterium encodes:
- the glgP gene encoding alpha-glucan family phosphorylase, with protein sequence MDEYVSHTRELLHELAQNVRWAWSGEFSELFSEIDVDLWRHTNHNPTFFLAEVSPECIETVAHNPHYRVRLERACRTFRDYLGSTSNWATTNAPGLGAQPVVYFCAEFGLHESVPIYSGGLGILAGDHLKSASDLGVPLQGVGILYKQGYFIQELDRHGAQSEHYVDTPLERTAVERICDGQGKQLEVRFPVNDHEMVVRLWRCNVGRAPLILLEGNLVPDTNDHAFNSRLYGGDQRTRILQEIMLGIGGHKAIRLLGIHPGVIHLNEGHSAFAVLESIAECMELEGLPFTEASWRVRERTVFTTHTPVEAGHDRFDPGLVLNLLRKLRERLHLSEHDFLGLGRINPDDQGEPFCMTVLALKLSNHANAVSSLHGHVSRKMWQGLWPQRTRDEVPIGHITNGVHVPSWIAQPMARFFSRDLGEDWPTHLCHPDTWSRAGKMDPFDLWDVTNLLKRELLHFLDRRTERRDERLGDGVSQPSGFDPEALTIAFARRIVPYKRPTLLFRDPDRLAKLLNNPERPVQILFAGKAHPNDDRGKALIREIHDISHDPRFEGRVMFLENYDMNVSRHLLQGCDVWFNCPRRPYEACGTSGMKAVFNGTLNLSVLDGWWAEAYDGRNGYAFGRGLTHTDPHYQDERDGDDLYRVLEEQVIPDFYDRSPEGVPLRWVERMSRALITLGWRYNSDRMVMDYVREYYLRAAGTLTAAYPEGHE encoded by the coding sequence AACTGCTTCACGAACTGGCGCAGAATGTACGCTGGGCCTGGAGCGGCGAATTCTCCGAACTCTTCAGCGAAATCGACGTCGATCTCTGGCGCCATACCAACCACAACCCGACCTTCTTTCTGGCAGAGGTCTCTCCCGAGTGCATTGAGACGGTCGCCCACAATCCGCACTACCGCGTGCGTCTGGAGCGTGCATGTCGCACCTTCCGCGACTACCTGGGCAGCACCTCGAACTGGGCGACCACCAACGCTCCGGGCCTTGGCGCGCAGCCGGTTGTCTACTTCTGCGCCGAGTTCGGCCTGCACGAATCGGTGCCCATCTACTCGGGCGGCCTTGGGATTCTGGCAGGCGATCACCTGAAGAGCGCCTCCGACCTTGGCGTCCCGCTTCAGGGCGTGGGCATCCTCTACAAGCAGGGCTATTTCATCCAGGAACTCGATCGCCACGGCGCGCAGAGCGAGCACTACGTCGACACCCCGCTCGAGCGAACCGCCGTCGAGCGAATCTGCGACGGACAGGGCAAGCAGCTCGAAGTGCGCTTCCCGGTCAACGACCACGAGATGGTCGTGCGCCTTTGGCGCTGCAATGTCGGGCGCGCCCCGCTCATCCTCCTGGAGGGCAACCTTGTTCCCGACACCAATGATCACGCATTCAACAGCCGTCTCTATGGCGGTGACCAGCGCACCCGCATCCTGCAGGAGATCATGCTGGGCATCGGCGGGCACAAGGCGATCCGGTTGCTCGGGATTCACCCCGGTGTCATTCACCTGAACGAAGGACACTCGGCCTTCGCCGTGCTCGAATCCATTGCGGAGTGTATGGAACTCGAAGGCCTGCCCTTTACCGAGGCCTCCTGGCGCGTGCGCGAGCGGACGGTGTTTACCACGCATACCCCAGTCGAGGCCGGGCATGACCGCTTCGATCCTGGCCTGGTACTCAACTTGCTGCGCAAATTGCGCGAGCGTCTCCACCTCTCGGAGCATGATTTCCTGGGACTCGGGCGCATCAATCCCGATGACCAGGGCGAGCCCTTCTGCATGACGGTGCTCGCGCTCAAGCTCTCGAATCACGCCAACGCTGTGAGCTCTCTGCACGGGCATGTCTCGCGCAAGATGTGGCAGGGCCTTTGGCCCCAGCGCACCCGGGACGAGGTGCCCATCGGTCACATCACCAACGGCGTGCATGTGCCGAGCTGGATTGCTCAGCCCATGGCGCGCTTCTTCAGTCGCGACCTGGGCGAGGATTGGCCGACCCATCTCTGCCATCCCGACACATGGTCGCGGGCGGGCAAGATGGATCCCTTCGACCTGTGGGACGTGACGAACCTGCTCAAGCGTGAGCTGCTCCACTTCCTTGATCGCCGTACCGAGCGCCGCGACGAGCGTCTTGGCGACGGAGTCAGCCAGCCCTCGGGCTTTGACCCCGAGGCCCTGACCATCGCGTTTGCCCGGCGCATCGTTCCCTACAAGCGCCCGACACTGCTTTTCCGCGATCCCGACCGGCTGGCAAAGCTACTCAACAATCCCGAGAGGCCGGTGCAGATTCTCTTCGCGGGCAAGGCCCACCCCAACGACGACCGGGGCAAGGCGCTCATTCGCGAGATTCACGACATTTCACACGACCCGCGCTTCGAAGGGCGCGTGATGTTTCTGGAAAACTACGACATGAACGTCTCGCGTCACCTGTTGCAGGGCTGCGACGTGTGGTTCAACTGCCCGCGCCGTCCCTACGAGGCATGCGGCACCAGCGGCATGAAGGCCGTCTTCAACGGCACGCTCAACCTCTCGGTGCTCGATGGCTGGTGGGCGGAGGCCTACGACGGGCGCAACGGCTACGCCTTCGGGCGCGGGCTGACCCACACCGATCCACACTACCAGGACGAGCGCGACGGGGACGATCTCTACCGCGTGCTCGAAGAGCAGGTGATCCCCGACTTCTACGACCGCT